The following coding sequences are from one Salvia hispanica cultivar TCC Black 2014 chromosome 3, UniMelb_Shisp_WGS_1.0, whole genome shotgun sequence window:
- the LOC125215065 gene encoding transcriptional repressor ILP1-like — translation MSSAKSRNFRRRSGDDEDEQASTFVTPSTTKTNGAAATTSKPNKSKKPTPQSGAKNLLSFADDEESPFSRPPPKPSSSSRFPKSSSAHKLRSSKDRIAPHPPSSSLPSNVQPQAGVYTKEALLELQKNTKTLAAPARNRPKPDPEPVVVLKGLIKPVNSSELDTATGKGDDSSDDDMMFDRKDSSVEAKLKDIRIGPGFREDKEGIPDQATIEAIRAKRERLRQARAAAPDYIALDGGSNHGEAEGLSDEEPEFQGRIGFFGDKIGGRDKKGVFEDFEERPVPKERGMEVVSDGEDEEDKMWEEEQVRKGLGKRLDDGVGIQGAGATVGGLSRLPSSGMHHPAQNVNGRSSYNNVGGASFDMFGGSDMSISQQAELARKAMTENLKRVQESHDRTMVSLEKTDENLSSSLLNVTSLEDSLSAAGEKFLFMQKLREFVSVICAFLQHKAPFIEELEEQMQKLHEERARAIVERRAADNDDEISEVELAIAAARAELSKGSSAEKVAAAIAASQAASANARAAKGAPVELDEFGRDVNLQKRMDITRRSEARKRRRAKADSKRKLAMEHDSSVQLMEGEFSTDESDSETSAHESTHNQLLQVAAKIFSDAAEEYSQFQVVVGKFEKWKKDYATSYRDAYMSLSIPAIFSPYVRLELLKWDLLHEDADFMDMKWCSLLFNYGLPEDQNGKNGEDADDDANLIPELVAKVALPILHHQLAFCWDILSTRETKNAISAMDMITEFVGSSNSAVGKLIAVLRDRFTTAVNDLVVPTWSPLELKAVPDAARVAAYRFGTSVRLLRNISLWSKVLAISVVEKIALDELLYGKILPHLRSIQTNVHEAIIRTERVIASLNDVWTGSSVTEDRSKKLQPLVDYVLLLGKIVERKHASSGMESEMGKLVRRLRKMLVELNQYDHARALSRSFNLKEAI, via the exons ATGAGCAGCGCTAAATCCCGCAACTTTCGGCGCCGTTCCGGCGACGATGAAGACGAACAAGCCAGCACCTTCGTCACCCCATCCACCACCAAAACCAACGGAGCCGCTGCTACCACAAGCAAACCCAACAAATCCAAAAAGCCGACCCCCCAGTCTGGCGCCAAAAATCTCCTTTCATTCGCCGACGACGAAGAATCTCCGTTTTCTCGCCCACCGCCAAAGCCATCTTCCTCGTCTCGATTCCCCAAATCTTCTTCGGCTCACAAGCTCAGATCGTCAAAAGACCGAATTGCCCCTCACCCTCCCTCTTCGTCCCTCCCCTCCAATGTCCAGCCACAGGCTGGCGTCTACACGAAAGAAGCCCTATTAGAGCTTCAGAAGAATACTAAAACCCTGGCTGCGCCTGCTCGTAATAGGCCAAAGCCCGACCCTGAGCCTGTTGTAGTGTTGAAGGGTTTGATCAAACCCGTTAATTCAAGCGAATTGGATACAGCCACTGGAAAAGGTGATGATAGTAGTGATGATGATATGATGTTTGATCGGAAAGATTCAAGCGTTGAAGCTAAATTGAAGGATATTCGGATAGGGCCGGGTTTTAGGGAGGATAAGGAAGGGATACCGGACCAGGCCACAATTGAAGCGATTAGGGCGAAGAGGGAGAGGCTGAGGCAGGCCAGGGCTGCAGCTCCGGATTACATAGCATTGGATGGAGGTAGTAATCATGGAGAGGCTGAAGGTCTGAGTGATGAAGAGCCGGAGTTTCAAGGGAGgattggattttttggtgATAAAATTGGTGGGCGTGACAAGAAGGGTGTTTTCGaggattttgaggagagaccAGTGCCGAAAGAGAGGGGAATGGAAGTCGTTAGCGATGGAGAGGACGAGGAGGATAAGATGTGGGAGGAAGAGCAAGTTAGGAAAGGGTTGGGGAAGAGGCTGGATGATGGTGTTGGAATTCAAGGAGCAGGTGCTACTGTTGGCGGTTTAAGTAGGTTGCCATCTAGTGGAATGCATCACCCTGCCCAAAATGTGAATGGTAGAAGTAGCTATAACAATGTTGGAGGGGCAAGTTTTGACATGTTTGGTGGTAGTGATATGTCTATTTCTCAGCAGGCTGAGCTTGCTAGAAAAGCCATGACTGAGAACCTGAAGAGGGTTCAGGAATCTCATGACCGAACAATGGTGTCTTTGGAGAAGACAGATGAaaatctctcttcttctttacTGAATGTTACGAGTCTGGAGGACTCCTTGTCAGCTGCCGGTGAGAAATTCCTCTTTATGCAAAAGCTTCGTGAGTTTGTTTCTGTTATATGTGCCTTTTTGCAG CATAAAGCTCCTTTCATTGAGGAACTCGAAGAACAAATGCAGAAGCTTCATGAAGAACGTGCGAGAGCCATTGTAGAAAGAAGAGCTGCAGATAATGATGATGAAATATCTGAGGTAGAATTAGCTATTGCTGCAGCACGGGCAGAACTCTCTAAAGGAAGCAGTGCGGAAAAAGTAGCAGCAGCCATTGCTGCTTCCCAGGCTGCCTCTGCTAATGCAAGAGCAGCTAAAGGTGCACCAGTGGAGCTGGATGAGTTTGGTCGAGATGTGAATCTGCAGAAACGGATGGATATTACTAGAAGATCAGAAGCCCGGAAACGAAGGCGGGCGAAAGCTGATTCAAAGAGGAAGTTGGCCATGGAACATGACAGTTCCGTTCAACTTATGGAAGGAGAATTCAGCACTGATGAAAGTGATAGTGAGACTAGTGCTCACGAGTCAACCCATAATCAATTACTTCAGGTTGCTGCCAAGATTTTTAGTGATGCAGCGGAGGAATATTCTCAATTTCAAGTGGTTGTGGGAAAATTTGAGAAGTGGAAGAAAGATTATGCCACAAGCTATCGTGATGCATATATGTCCTTAAGTATACCTGCTATTTTCTCACCTTATGTGAGATTGGAGCTTCTAAAGTGGGATCTACTTCATGAAGATGCAGATTTTATGGATATGAAATG GTGTTCGTTGCTCTTCAATTACGGGCTTCCGGAAGatcaaaatggaaagaatGGAGAGGATGCTGATGATGATGCAAATCTTATTCCTGAGCTGGTTGCAAAAGTTGCACTTCCTATTTTGCACCATCAGTTAGCATTTTGTTGGGACATTCTTAGCACCCGTGAAACAAAGAATGCTATTTCTGCTATGGACATGATCACCGAATTTGTAGGTTCCTCAAATTCAGCTGTTGGGAAATTGATAGCTGTTCTTCGTGACCGTTTCACTACTGCTGTGAATGATTTGGTG GTCCCCACATGGAGCCCACTTGAACTGAAGGCGGTACCTGATGCAGCACGAGTTGCTGCATATAGGTTTGGCACCTCTGTCCGTTTGTTGAGGAACATATCTTTGTGGAGTAAGGTTCTTGCTATTTCCGTTGTTGAGAAGATTGCACTTGATGAACTGTTGTATGGGAAGATCCTTCCTCATCTGCGCAGCATACAGACAAACGTGCATGAAGCAATTATACGAACAGAGAGGGTGATTGCTTCACTTAATGATGTATGGACTGGTTCTAGTGTTACAGAGGATCGGAG CAAGAAATTGCAGCCGTTGGTGGACTACGTGTTGCTGCTGGGGAAGATTGTGGAGAGAAAGCATGCGAGCAGTGGCATGGAGAGCGAAATGGGTAAACTGGTGAGACGACTGAGGAAGATGCTGGTGGAGCTGAACCAGTACGACCATGCAAGAGCATTGTCAAGAAGCTTCAATCTCAAGGAAGCTATTTAA
- the LOC125211673 gene encoding transcription factor bHLH30-like: MQQENSGDVYMGDGSALTFPDVSQILPWALPPVHTFNPVNFATREHDPFLLSGAGQVAYGGMFKSGYEPQLLGHSGAPFGLHAELQKLSAQEIMDAKALAASKSHSEAERRRRERINNHLAKLRSLLPNTTKTDKASLLAEVIQHVKELKRQTCVIAETNPVPTEMDELTVDNANEEDGKWVIRASICCEDRSDLLPELIKTLKALKLRTLRAEITTLGGRVRNVLFITGDEEEEEEEEVDEERCIASIHDALKGVMERSSNADEAAASVKRQRTNVNIRDHYRSY; this comes from the exons ATGCAACAAGAAAACAGTGGGGATGTATACATGGGAGATGGATCGGCTCTAACTTTCCCTGACGTGTCACAAATCCTGCCGTGGGCGCTGCCGCCGGTTCACACCTTCAACCCGGTCAATTTCGCAACCCGGGAGCACGACCCGTTCCTGCTCTCGGGCGCGGGGCAGGTGGCCTACGGCGGCATGTTCAAGTCGGGCTACGAGCCGCAGCTCCTGGGGCACTCGGGCGCGCCCTTTGGCCTGCACGCGGAGCTACAGAAGCTCTCCGCGCAGGAAATCATGGATGCCAAGGCGCTGGCGGCGTCCAAGAGCCACAGCGAGGCGGAGAGGCGGCGGAGGGAGAGAATCAACAACCATCTTGCTAAGCTAAGAAGCTTGCTCCCTAACACAACCAAA ACGGATAAAGCCTCATTGCTGGCGGAGGTGATTCAGCACGTGAAGGAGCTGAAGCGGCAGACATGTGTGATAGCGGAGACGAATCCCGTTCCGACGGAGATGGACGAATTGACGGTGGACAATGCGAACGAAGAAGACGGAAAATGGGTGATCAGAGCTTCGATCTGCTGCGAGGATCGATCGGATTTGCTGCCGGAGCTGATCAAGACGCTCAAGGCGTTGAAGCTGAGGACGCTGCGAGCCGAGATCACGACGCTCGGGGGGAGAGTGAGGAATGTGCTGTTCATCACCGGagacgaggaggaggaggaagaggaggaggtggACGAGGAGCGTTGCATCGCCTCGATTCACGACGCGCTTAAGGGAGTGATGGAGAGGTCGTCCAACGCCGATGAGGCCGCGGCGAGTGTGAAGAGGCAAAGGACTAATGTCAATATTCGTGATCACTACAGGTCTTATTAA